The genomic region GTTCGCTCGACGATGCGCTGCCCGTGCTGGCCGCCACCAAGGTGGAGGCGATCTCGCTCGACCTCGTGCGCGGCAGCGTCCCCGTCGACCTCGACGACGCCACGCGCGCGGCGCTGCCGGGCAAGACCGTGGTCGGAGGCGTGATCGACGGCCACAACATCTGGCGCGGCGACCTCGAGGCGTCGTTCGGGACGCTCGAGTCGCTGCTCGCGCTGTCGCCGAAGATCGCGGCATCCACCTCCACCTCGCTGCTGCACGTGCCGCACGATGTCGCCGACGAGCCCGCGCTCGACGCGCGTCTGACGTCGTGGCTCGCGTTCGCCGACCAGAAGGTCGGACAGATCGCCGTTCTCGCGCGCGGGCTCGATGACGGGCACGAGGCGATTCAGACCGAGCTGGCCGAGGCGTCGGCAGCTCTCGCCGACCGGCTCAGCGCACCCGGGGTGCGCGACGGCGCCGTGCGCGAGCGCGCTGCCGCTCTCACGTCCGACGACTTCTCACGCGGTGGCTACGAGGCGCGTCTCGCGGCTCAGGATGCGGCGCTCGGCCTGCCCGCGCTGCCCACCACCACGATCGGATCGTTCCCGCAGACCGGCGACATCCGTCGTGCCCGCGCGCAGTTCGCGAAGGGGGATCATCACCGAGGCCGAATACCTCGGGCTCATGCAGGCCGAGATCTCCCGGGTCGTCGATCTGCAGGAGGAGATCGGCATCGACGTCATCGTGCACGGCGAGCCGGAGCGCAACGACATGGTGCAGTACTTCGCGGAGAACCTCGACGGCTTCGCCGTGACGCAGAACGGCTGGGTGCAGTCCTACGGGTCGCGATGCACGCGTCCGTCGATCCTGTGGGGCGACGTGAGCCGGCCGAAGCCGATCACTGTCGACTGGTCCGCGTACACGCAGTCGCTGACGCAGAAGCCGGTGAAGGGGATGCTCACGGGTCCCGTCACCATCCTCGCCTGGTCGTTCGTGCGCGACGACCAGCCGCTCGGTGACACGGCCCGCCAGGTCGCCCTCGCGCTGCGCGACGAGATCGCCGATCTCGAGGCAGCGGGCATCCGCATCGTGCAGGTCGACGAGCCCGCGCTGCGCGAGCTGCTGCCGCTGAAGCAGAAGGACCAGGCGGACTACCTCGACTGGTCGGTCGGCTCGTTCCGTCTGGCCACGAGCGGAGTGGCCGACGCGACCCAGATCCACACGCACCTCTGCTACTCGGAGTTCGGCGTGGTGATCGACGCGATCCGCAACCTGGATGCCGACGTGACGAGCATCGAGGCGGCCCGCAGCCGCATGGAGGTCGTCGACGACATCAAGGCGAGCGGCTTCTCGCACGGCATCGGGCCGGGCGTCTACGACATCCACTCGCCGCGTGTTCCGTCGGTCGCCGAGGTCACCGAGCTCATCGAGAAGGCCCTGGACGCCATCCCCGAGCGTCAGGTCTGGATCAACCCGGACTGCGGCCTGAAGACCCGCGGCTACGACGAGACCGTCGCGTCGCTGAAAAACATCATCGAGGCCACCCGCGCCGTGCGCGAGAAGCAGACCGCATAGCGCTGCCGCGCTCCGCAGCGAAGGGCCCCGCTCCGAACCACCTTCGGAGCGGGGCCCTTCGTCATGGTGTGCTTGATCAATCCCGACTCGGCACCCGGGGCTCTCAGACCGCGCGCAGCACCGCCACGACCTTGCCGACGACGGTCGCGAAATCGCCCAGGATGGGCTCGAACGCCGAGTTGCGGGGGAGCAGCCACGTGTGTCCGTCCCGCTGGCGGAAGACCTTGACCGTGGCCTCGCCGTCGAGCATGGCCGCGACGATGTCTCCGTTCTCCGCGTCGTTCTGCTGCCGAACGACCACCCAGTCGCCGTCGCAGATCGCGGCGTCGATCATCGACTCGCCCTGCACCTTCAGCATGAAGAGGTCGCCGTTGCCCACGAGCTGGCGGGGGAGCGGGAAGACCTCCTCCACCTGCTGCTCTGCGGTGATGGGCACACCGGCGGCGATGCGTCCGACCATGGGCACCATGGTGGCGTCGCCGACCGGAATGGATGCCTCGTAGTCGCTCGTGGCATCCGCGCGTCCCGCGCTCTCCGGCAGATCGATCAGCACTTCGAGCGCTCGGGGGCGATTGGGGTCGCGGCGAAGGTAGCCGCTGAGCTCGAGCTGGTTGAGCTGGTGCGCCACGCTGGACAGCGACGCCAGGCCCACCGCGTCGCCGATCTCGCGCATGCTCGGCGGATACCCGCGCTGGCTCACCGAGCGCTGGATGACCTCGAGGATGGAGCGCTGCTTCTCACTGAGGCTCTTGCGTCGCCTGGTCCGGGGCTTCTCGGCGGCGCCGCGCTTGGCGCGGGCGGGAGATGCCGCGGTTCCCGCGGTGTCGGACTCGGTCAACGTACTGGTCCTCTCATCGATGGCGCCGGCCGGTGGTCGCCGGTCGCTTTCGCCGTGGTCGGTGCGTCTGCGGCAGAGGTTTCGAAAGTTCATCGAGCCGCCCGGCTCGACACGTCGGAACGAATGTCGGTGGTGTGTGGTGCTCTGTCGTGGTGACGATCGAAACTCTATCGGGGTTTCGCACATGATCGACGGATCTGTTCGAGCGTGTTGATGACTCGCAGAGCCGAAATTCGAAAATACGGTTGAAATCGACAGGAATCGAAGATAGATTCGGAATATCACTTCGAATCTGAGGGGAGAGGGCCATGACGACCATCGCACTGACCCAGCACCGCATCTCGGCGCAGCAGCCTCGTGTGCGAACCAGGCTGACTCGTCGCGGTCGCGTGGTCCTGGCCGTCCTGCTCGTGCTCCCTCTCATGATCGGGGGCGCGATGTTCGCGGCGAACAGTGCGGCGATCGCCGGCGTCGACGGCACATCGTCCGTCACGTTC from Humibacter ginsenosidimutans harbors:
- the lexA gene encoding transcriptional repressor LexA; translation: MTESDTAGTAASPARAKRGAAEKPRTRRRKSLSEKQRSILEVIQRSVSQRGYPPSMREIGDAVGLASLSSVAHQLNQLELSGYLRRDPNRPRALEVLIDLPESAGRADATSDYEASIPVGDATMVPMVGRIAAGVPITAEQQVEEVFPLPRQLVGNGDLFMLKVQGESMIDAAICDGDWVVVRQQNDAENGDIVAAMLDGEATVKVFRQRDGHTWLLPRNSAFEPILGDFATVVGKVVAVLRAV
- a CDS encoding LysM peptidoglycan-binding domain-containing protein: MTTIALTQHRISAQQPRVRTRLTRRGRVVLAVLLVLPLMIGGAMFAANSAAIAGVDGTSSVTFRHVTVQSGDSLWSIAERVAPGSDPRDVVSAIVDLNGLSSSMVQAGEQLAIPHQYDGAGH